One window of Chitinophagaceae bacterium genomic DNA carries:
- a CDS encoding DoxX family protein gives MSSYINKLLMTDNNRATILIRFVVGLVFFSEGIQKLIYPALRGGGRFERIGIPFPEFNGYFVAGAEIIFGLMILIGLFTRFAAVPLIIIMLVALFTTKIPILLGSEFLGFSLRELEHYGLLSMLHESRNDLAMLFCSLFLLMRGGGARSIDKKLTSGIK, from the coding sequence ATGAGCAGTTATATCAATAAGCTTTTAATGACGGACAATAATCGAGCAACAATTTTGATCCGATTTGTTGTAGGGCTTGTCTTTTTCTCCGAAGGGATACAAAAACTGATTTATCCTGCCCTCAGAGGTGGCGGCAGATTTGAACGCATCGGCATTCCTTTTCCGGAATTTAACGGATATTTTGTCGCCGGTGCTGAAATCATTTTTGGCTTAATGATTTTAATTGGCCTTTTTACGCGTTTTGCTGCTGTACCGCTCATTATCATCATGCTGGTTGCTTTGTTTACAACTAAAATTCCAATTTTACTGGGGAGCGAGTTTTTGGGCTTTAGCTTACGCGAACTTGAGCATTATGGTTTGCTGAGTATGTTGCACGAATCCCGTAACGATTTGGCTATGCTTTTTTGTAGTTTATTTCTGTTAATGAGGGGTGGAGGCGCCCGGTCAATAGATAAAAAACTAACTTCCGGAATAAAATGA
- a CDS encoding type II toxin-antitoxin system VapB family antitoxin, whose amino-acid sequence MHTNIEIDEKLIREAMKISRLSTKRETVELALKELIAAAKRKRFLQLKGKVKWDTNLDKLRQV is encoded by the coding sequence ATGCATACTAATATTGAAATAGATGAAAAGCTGATAAGAGAAGCCATGAAAATCAGCCGGTTAAGTACAAAAAGAGAAACGGTTGAGTTAGCACTTAAAGAATTAATCGCTGCAGCTAAACGTAAACGTTTTTTGCAATTAAAGGGAAAAGTGAAATGGGATACTAACCTGGATAAATTGCGACAAGTATGA
- the tatC gene encoding twin-arginine translocase subunit TatC, with amino-acid sequence MSFVDHLEELRWHLIRSAIALFTFTIIVFLSKELIFDTLIFGPTKSSFPTYVGLCQLSSALGLGDLLCLGDYSFIFINTEMAGQFLVHLKVSLVLGFVLTFPYLFWELWRFIKPGLYQKEITYTRGIVFFSSLLFFTGVSFGYFILTPFAINFFGTYSVTDIVNNTFTLTNYTGFLTMFVLASGILFELPMVVYFLSKLGLLTPKIMKTYRKHAFVGIVIVAAVITPADVGTQLLVTVPVYVLYEFSIFISANVERKRLKDNL; translated from the coding sequence ATGTCATTTGTAGACCATCTTGAAGAATTAAGATGGCACCTCATTCGATCAGCAATTGCACTTTTTACCTTTACGATTATAGTTTTTTTATCAAAAGAGTTAATCTTTGATACACTGATTTTTGGACCAACAAAATCATCTTTCCCAACCTATGTGGGTCTTTGCCAACTTTCATCAGCTTTAGGATTAGGTGATCTGCTTTGTCTGGGTGATTATTCATTTATTTTTATTAATACCGAAATGGCCGGACAGTTTCTGGTCCACCTGAAGGTGTCTTTGGTATTGGGTTTTGTATTAACTTTTCCCTATTTATTTTGGGAGTTGTGGAGGTTCATAAAACCCGGACTTTATCAAAAAGAAATAACTTACACAAGAGGAATCGTCTTCTTTAGCAGTTTGCTGTTTTTTACCGGAGTCTCTTTCGGATATTTCATTTTAACCCCTTTTGCTATTAATTTTTTCGGTACTTATTCCGTTACTGACATTGTAAATAATACCTTCACACTGACCAATTACACCGGGTTTTTAACCATGTTTGTATTGGCTTCCGGCATATTGTTTGAATTACCCATGGTAGTGTATTTTCTATCGAAACTGGGGCTTTTGACACCCAAAATCATGAAAACTTACCGTAAACATGCTTTTGTAGGGATTGTAATAGTAGCTGCGGTGATTACACCGGCAGATGTTGGAACACAACTTTTAGTTACCGTTCCTGTATATGTTCTGTATGAATTTAGTATTTTCATATCAGCCAATGTTGAGCGAAAAAGGTTAAAAGATAATTTATAA
- the rpiB gene encoding ribose 5-phosphate isomerase B has protein sequence MQKISIGSDHAGFELKSKIIDYLKEKQIDVKDKGTFSEDSVDYPDFIHPVAEAVEKDKNVIGIVICGSANGACITANKHQKIRAALCWSPEIATLARQHNDANVLCLPARFLETSTAIEILDLFLNTDFEGGRHQKRVDKIPVSPITKDGN, from the coding sequence ATGCAAAAAATATCAATCGGATCTGATCATGCCGGCTTTGAACTGAAGTCTAAAATCATTGATTATTTGAAAGAAAAGCAAATTGACGTAAAGGATAAGGGTACTTTTTCGGAAGATTCCGTTGATTATCCGGATTTTATTCATCCTGTAGCGGAGGCTGTAGAAAAAGATAAAAATGTCATTGGGATAGTTATTTGTGGTAGTGCAAATGGAGCTTGTATAACAGCTAATAAACATCAAAAAATCCGGGCTGCACTTTGCTGGTCGCCGGAAATAGCAACTCTTGCCCGCCAACATAATGATGCAAATGTTTTATGCCTGCCTGCCCGATTTCTGGAGACCTCAACTGCCATTGAAATTCTTGACTTATTTCTAAATACAGATTTTGAGGGAGGAAGACATCAGAAACGAGTAGATAAAATACCGGTATCTCCAATCACAAAAGACGGCAATTAA
- a CDS encoding DegT/DnrJ/EryC1/StrS family aminotransferase encodes MKVPFSPPRIDEKIIKAVEETLRTGWISTGPKTKLFELELEKYTKAPKILCLNSATAGLELIMRYWGIGPGDEVIVPAYTYCATANVVMHCGAKPVMVDCGEDFNISPEKVEKAITGRTKAIVPVDIGGYPCDYDALYDIIDKKKHHFKPGNQLQKKLGRIILVADSAHSIGASYKGKSSGILADVSSFSFHAVKNLTTAEGGALCLNLPEPFNNKDIYDYLNTLSLHGQNKDALSKFTKAAWEYDVIYPGYKCNMTDIQASMGLVELERYERETLPKRKEIFDFYSAELKAFDFFQIPEYESEHKKTSYHLYLLTIANVTEAQRNEIIKKVFEKEISVNVHYKPLPLMSYYRDMGYTLKGLDVSKRKYEQEISLPVFFDLTKEQQQLVIKSLVSSYQEVVG; translated from the coding sequence ATGAAAGTGCCTTTTTCACCTCCCCGTATAGACGAAAAAATTATAAAGGCAGTAGAGGAAACCCTGCGAACAGGTTGGATATCAACCGGCCCTAAAACAAAATTGTTTGAGCTGGAATTAGAGAAATATACCAAAGCTCCTAAAATTTTATGTTTGAATTCTGCCACCGCCGGTCTGGAGTTAATCATGAGATACTGGGGAATCGGACCCGGTGATGAGGTAATTGTCCCGGCTTATACCTATTGTGCAACAGCCAATGTGGTAATGCATTGCGGCGCAAAACCTGTTATGGTTGATTGCGGAGAAGATTTTAATATTTCACCGGAGAAAGTTGAAAAGGCAATTACCGGCAGAACTAAAGCCATTGTGCCGGTCGATATAGGCGGTTATCCCTGTGATTACGATGCCTTATATGATATAATTGATAAAAAGAAACATCATTTTAAACCCGGTAATCAGCTGCAAAAAAAGCTTGGCCGTATTATTTTAGTAGCAGATTCCGCACACTCTATCGGAGCTTCCTATAAAGGAAAATCTTCGGGCATACTGGCAGATGTATCTTCTTTTTCATTTCATGCGGTCAAAAATCTCACTACCGCCGAAGGTGGAGCATTGTGTTTAAATTTACCCGAACCCTTTAACAACAAGGATATTTACGATTATCTCAATACTCTGTCTCTGCATGGTCAAAATAAAGATGCTTTATCAAAATTTACAAAAGCAGCCTGGGAATACGATGTTATTTACCCCGGTTACAAATGCAATATGACAGACATTCAGGCCAGTATGGGATTGGTAGAGTTGGAAAGATATGAAAGGGAAACACTCCCAAAGCGAAAAGAAATCTTTGATTTTTACTCTGCTGAACTAAAAGCATTTGATTTTTTTCAAATCCCGGAGTATGAAAGTGAGCATAAAAAAACCTCCTATCACTTATATTTACTTACGATAGCAAATGTCACAGAGGCTCAGCGTAATGAAATCATTAAAAAGGTTTTCGAGAAAGAAATTAGTGTTAATGTGCATTACAAACCTCTGCCATTGATGAGTTATTATCGCGATATGGGCTATACCTTAAAAGGGTTGGATGTAAGTAAGCGAAAATATGAACAGGAAATAAGTCTTCCCGTGTTTTTTGATTTAACGAAGGAACAGCAACAGCTTGTTATTAAATCTTTGGTGAGCAGCTATCAGGAGGTTGTTGGATAA
- a CDS encoding sugar transferase encodes MKRIFDIFFSATGLVFLFIPFLIVALWIKTDSKGAVFFKQKRIGLNANPFYIYKFRTMFVDSDKKGHLTVGQKDNRITKAGFFLRKYKIDELPQLINILLGEMSFVGPRPEVEKYVNYYNESQRQVLSVKPGLTDFASLMYFDENRILESKENPEEAYIKEIMPHKLKLNLEYIQQQSFLLDLKIIFRTLLRIAG; translated from the coding sequence ATGAAGCGAATTTTTGATATTTTTTTCTCTGCTACAGGATTGGTTTTTCTTTTTATCCCATTCCTGATTGTCGCTTTATGGATAAAGACTGATTCAAAAGGGGCTGTTTTTTTTAAACAAAAAAGAATTGGTCTAAATGCAAATCCCTTCTATATCTATAAGTTCAGAACCATGTTTGTGGATTCGGATAAAAAAGGGCATTTAACTGTCGGGCAAAAAGATAATCGAATAACAAAAGCAGGATTTTTTCTTAGAAAGTATAAAATTGATGAGCTGCCTCAATTGATAAATATACTTTTGGGAGAAATGAGTTTTGTCGGTCCAAGACCGGAAGTTGAAAAATATGTGAATTATTATAACGAAAGCCAGCGCCAGGTTCTGAGCGTAAAACCCGGCTTAACAGATTTTGCTTCATTAATGTATTTTGATGAAAATAGAATACTGGAATCCAAAGAAAATCCGGAGGAAGCCTATATAAAAGAGATTATGCCCCATAAATTGAAATTGAATCTGGAGTATATTCAACAACAAAGCTTTTTGCTGGACCTAAAAATAATTTTCAGAACATTGTTACGAATTGCCGGTTAA
- a CDS encoding HU family DNA-binding protein encodes MNKGELINQIAEEAGLTKTQATSALNSVLDNVVTTLKKGDKVTLVGFGTFSVSSRSARTGRNPQTGAEIKIPAKKVVKFKAGKEFSDKVK; translated from the coding sequence ATGAACAAAGGAGAATTAATCAATCAAATCGCAGAAGAAGCGGGTTTAACAAAAACTCAGGCAACTTCAGCATTAAATTCAGTACTTGACAATGTGGTAACCACATTAAAAAAGGGAGACAAAGTAACTTTAGTAGGTTTCGGAACTTTCTCGGTATCTAGCAGATCAGCAAGAACCGGAAGAAATCCACAAACCGGAGCTGAAATCAAAATCCCGGCGAAAAAAGTTGTAAAATTCAAAGCCGGAAAAGAGTTTTCTGACAAAGTAAAGTAA
- a CDS encoding methyltransferase domain-containing protein — MAKWGIAQFFEQLWWRIYLKNKNPEAYILWKKKYWETFLKQIPEIAFPKTANSRILDAGCGPAGIFLILQNQNFIAIDPLFNYYKEKFPAYNSYYKPEDSFINSKIESFSSTDKFDLIFCLNAINHVEDIDKALTRLAELSNEKATLVISTDVHNYTFFKKIFRFFSFDVLHPYQGDSNYYEEKLKKAGFSIQRDFVKKREFFFTYIVFVCRKD, encoded by the coding sequence ATGGCTAAATGGGGAATAGCTCAGTTTTTTGAACAGTTGTGGTGGAGGATTTATCTAAAAAATAAAAATCCTGAGGCATACATTCTATGGAAAAAAAAGTACTGGGAAACTTTTTTGAAACAAATCCCTGAAATAGCCTTCCCCAAAACTGCAAATAGTAGAATTTTAGACGCCGGATGTGGACCGGCAGGAATATTTCTGATTTTGCAAAATCAGAATTTTATAGCAATCGATCCCCTTTTTAACTATTACAAAGAAAAATTCCCCGCATATAACAGTTACTACAAACCGGAAGACTCTTTTATTAATTCTAAAATTGAATCTTTTTCAAGCACCGATAAGTTTGATTTAATTTTTTGCCTCAATGCCATCAATCATGTCGAGGATATTGATAAGGCTTTGACCCGATTGGCAGAGTTAAGCAATGAAAAAGCTACACTTGTTATAAGTACTGATGTACATAATTATACTTTTTTTAAAAAAATATTTCGGTTTTTTTCTTTTGATGTCCTGCACCCTTATCAGGGAGATTCAAACTATTATGAAGAAAAACTAAAAAAAGCAGGATTTTCTATTCAACGGGATTTTGTAAAAAAAAGGGAGTTCTTTTTTACGTATATAGTTTTTGTCTGTAGAAAAGATTAA
- a CDS encoding T9SS C-terminal target domain-containing protein, giving the protein MKTMKTLLSICIIMLVCVGYAKADEKIHNQLFVISGGEFGVPGNQVKLGVYYPYDNHFFYFDSLPGNFTGASQVVDYDGLNYLLATVGDELHLYDANTYEWLDSIHLAGINDIVFDEQSGFLYLSRSFPATDQEFVKLNFPDLTIADYYDVNMEASRILLTDSLVWLSAPGGWMNDTGLVLAFERFESSITLRESFDLGTDGDGIGFLFSYEDKVMAVASNSKNLIEIDLQDLQVDSHAVNTSSFSRGYGVKDNLLFVSYGGWSSEGIGTFNLDTKQPEDTAIYTGSVSKALYEPYSDKMYTLATDFSTFGYLKVWDSSFVMTDSIALWISPEALSADVRYVPQADFELPSGTIFANQDVLVQNTSENAVSFHWEIVPNTFAFENGTNENSLNPEIRFLEQGTYDITLTASIPGYSVEKIMESVEVDFSVSTEENLTSTPEFQFYPNPASDKLFLDNQFHTEVVFELYSIEGRQLEKRILEKGERVTISLNNFPKGAYLLRIQSDFKSENHSLIIN; this is encoded by the coding sequence ATGAAAACAATGAAGACTCTTTTATCAATTTGTATTATTATGCTTGTATGCGTAGGCTATGCAAAAGCAGACGAAAAAATTCACAATCAATTATTTGTAATTTCCGGAGGTGAATTCGGTGTTCCCGGCAATCAGGTTAAATTGGGGGTTTATTATCCCTATGACAACCATTTTTTTTATTTTGATTCCTTACCGGGAAATTTTACCGGTGCTTCACAGGTAGTTGATTATGATGGATTGAATTATTTACTGGCAACAGTCGGTGATGAACTTCATTTATATGATGCAAATACTTATGAGTGGCTGGATAGTATTCATTTGGCAGGAATTAATGATATTGTTTTTGATGAACAAAGCGGTTTTCTATACTTAAGTCGTTCTTTTCCGGCAACAGATCAGGAATTTGTAAAACTAAATTTTCCGGATTTGACAATTGCAGACTACTATGATGTCAATATGGAAGCTTCAAGGATTTTATTGACAGATTCCTTGGTTTGGCTATCTGCTCCGGGTGGCTGGATGAATGATACAGGTTTGGTTTTAGCATTTGAGCGTTTTGAATCAAGCATAACTTTACGTGAATCATTTGATTTAGGAACTGACGGCGATGGAATCGGATTTTTATTTTCCTATGAAGATAAAGTTATGGCAGTAGCTTCAAACAGTAAAAATCTGATTGAAATAGACCTTCAGGATTTACAAGTTGATTCACATGCTGTAAACACTTCTTCTTTTTCAAGAGGTTACGGAGTGAAAGATAACTTACTGTTTGTTTCATACGGAGGTTGGTCATCGGAAGGTATCGGTACCTTTAATCTGGATACAAAGCAGCCGGAAGATACAGCTATTTACACGGGTTCAGTATCCAAAGCATTATATGAGCCGTATAGTGACAAAATGTACACATTAGCTACTGATTTTTCCACTTTTGGTTACTTAAAAGTATGGGATAGTAGTTTTGTTATGACAGACTCTATTGCATTGTGGATTTCGCCGGAGGCATTAAGTGCTGATGTACGTTACGTTCCGCAGGCTGATTTTGAATTGCCTTCAGGGACAATTTTTGCTAATCAGGATGTTTTAGTGCAAAATACGAGTGAAAATGCAGTAAGTTTTCATTGGGAGATTGTGCCAAACACATTTGCTTTTGAAAATGGCACAAATGAAAACTCTTTGAACCCGGAAATCAGATTTCTTGAACAAGGCACTTATGACATTACTTTGACAGCCTCTATTCCCGGCTATAGTGTAGAAAAGATAATGGAATCGGTTGAGGTAGACTTTTCAGTTAGTACTGAAGAAAACCTTACTTCCACTCCGGAGTTTCAATTTTATCCAAATCCGGCGTCTGATAAGTTATTTTTAGATAATCAGTTTCACACTGAGGTAGTCTTTGAACTGTATAGCATAGAAGGGAGACAATTAGAGAAAAGAATCCTTGAGAAAGGAGAAAGAGTAACTATATCTCTGAACAATTTCCCTAAAGGAGCATATTTGTTGCGTATTCAAAGTGATTTTAAGTCTGAAAATCATAGTTTGATAATTAATTAA
- a CDS encoding T9SS C-terminal target domain-containing protein, whose product MKYQMYVFVLALFLMLTFTRQGYSNIPFMGGTGGGYASVKLKINEVSGVSEQNKVSEFKLYPNPLAENKTLYLLAENFSETEKALLYIYDSKLRLLRNEHFIVSETTTLSLNLPAGIYFLQIRVSEEVNTKKLIIY is encoded by the coding sequence ATGAAATATCAAATGTATGTTTTTGTTTTAGCTTTATTTCTAATGTTGACTTTCACTCGGCAAGGGTATTCCAATATTCCATTTATGGGAGGAACCGGAGGTGGTTACGCTTCTGTTAAGTTAAAAATCAATGAAGTTTCTGGTGTTTCTGAACAAAATAAGGTCTCAGAGTTTAAACTTTACCCTAACCCATTGGCTGAAAACAAAACCTTATATTTATTGGCTGAAAATTTTTCTGAAACTGAAAAGGCTTTGCTATACATCTATGACAGCAAGCTGAGATTGCTCAGAAACGAACATTTTATTGTTTCGGAAACGACTACCCTCAGTTTAAATTTACCTGCCGGCATATATTTTTTACAAATAAGAGTGTCAGAAGAAGTAAACACAAAAAAACTAATAATCTATTGA